Below is a window of Leishmania major strain Friedlin complete genome, chromosome 29 DNA.
AGGGTACGGCGCGGTGCCCGCCTCGGAGCATTGCCCCCATCAACACCAAGGACAGCTggaagggcagcagcagcgtcgcgctGCTCTGCTACGCCGGCGTTTTGCCGTATCTGCTCTCCATCGCTCCCCGACACTCTTTCTTCTCAAGTTACGGCTGCTCCTGTGCCTCCTTGTGGCGGGTCAACTGCTGTGGAGCCTGTGGCGTGTCTTGGCTGCCAGCTATGACGTGACCGCCTCAGCTGCCCCGCTCGTGCAGTTCTTTCTCCCGTCCTGGCTGCTGGTGTGCCTGAGCGCGTATCTCGTTGTGCCACTGCAGATGATGGTGCTGGGGACAGCGTTGAAGGGCGCCCTAAACGCGCACGAAGAACTACTGTCTTTCCAAGCCAAGTGCGCAGCTGAGCAGCGTGCTCTTCTGaacgctgctggcgtgctTCCATTGGGTGGCTGAGACGTATGGCGCGGTGCAGATGAAGGGAGAGGACGCCGATGTTGCATCCATATTTTCACTTAGCCGCGCGGGCCTACCTGACCGTGCGTACAGACCCGTCCACGGTGCTCGAGACGACGCAGCTCTTCTCTCCGTGCTACAGAGGAAACGAGGGCGGAAAGCGGACGCGTACTTTGAGGCCTGATCGCTTCCGGCAGAGCCGGCCTGCACGCCACGAAGGCTGCGCGGAGGGCGGGGGAAGCGCGGCCTTTTTTCTCGGCAGCGCCTCTAGAGATGATTGGGGAGTCTACCTTTGTTTTCTGGCGCCACAGTCCACTACCACGCGTCCCTTGTCAGCGTCCCGCATCGTGGGCGCGCACCGCAGtgccccttcccttctttttGTTATTTCGTCCCTCCGTGCCATCTCCTCTACCCCCTTTTGCGatctctgtctgtctctctctctctctctatgcaTGTGCCGATCCTTTCGtctcctcttccgcctcatgatgcgcgcacacacgcatgcacacacccagacacaggcagacagacatGTACACACCTACACAGAAAAGGGTCACGTACACGAACCGTTTtcccccgctccctccccaGCGCGCCTCATTGTAGGAAGGCAAAGGAAAGCCGAAGGCTcaacgccacgccgccgccgctgttccGTCGCACACCTCTTTTCTTTCACGTCGCGCGTCCCTCTtgttctctccccctctctgtctcacTGTGGCCGGTACCTCagcccttctctctctcccctcccaccgcgcgcgtgcgacttGCGGCTTCATCCTTTTCGTTTTCACTCTATCCTACAGAAGCTTTAACGACGGCAGCAGTTGTTGCAATGTCGGCAGACTCCCACGCGGAAAGGTTTGAGCGGGTCACTGTCTACGTGGACATTGCAGCTGCAGCAAACACACcggaggaggggcgaggggacgttgaggaggcggcggtgctgctggagctgatTCAAGCttctgccgcagcggtcACTGGCCAGCTCGTTGTCGTGGATAGCAGGAGTCTTGTGTCTGCCGAAGAGCAGGCAAGGCCTTCTTTGTCACCGGAGGCAGCtaccggcaccgcctctgaGGCCACGTCGTTGAGCATGTCTACCACACTGCAACTGCTGCGTTACTggcaggcggaggaggcagaTGTGTACACACGTGATGTTAACAACACCGTTCCCTTTATGCGGGCGTGGGAGTGCTTGATCACATCCAAGAACACACGAGACGGCGCCGTGACGTACGCGCTGCATCGTCGACAGATGCCGGTGCTGTCGCTGGCGCTAGCGCAGGCCGGCGCGTCTACGCGGACGCCAAAGAGCGCCGTGGAGGAACTGCTTTACACCTGTGTGCCAAGCGGTGCCACACAGGAGGAGAAACGCGACGCCGTCGTTCGCTTCTTCACGTTTCCGCCCGAGTTGGGCGCCTACGTTGTGGCGCCGTCCGTGAGCGCCGCAGGCGAAGCAAAGCCTCCCCGCTACTCCGAGGCTGGCCCTGCGAGTGCTtctacggctgctgctgctgctgcggctacggcggcggcggtggtggtggtgaacaAGGACGGCTACCCGGTGCACCTGCCGTGGACCCcgtctctgctgccgccaccgcctgtgCGCTTTGCTGGTGTCTTGCGAGAATGGTGCTTGGCGGACAGTGCGCAGATGGAgatgctgcggcggcgcaacCCACTTCTCCCGGGTGCTCTGGCTGCCTTTCATCGGTACGAAAATCGGGGACTGCTGCGCAGTGCTCTGCAGCGTGGGTACCGTgtcgaggtggcggaggtggcagAGAGCGATGAGGACGCCGCGTCGGCAGAGGACCGGGTGCACAGGTTTGCGGATCTATCTATCACCAACAACGCCGAAGCGGACTCACAGAGGAagcaggcagcggccgcagccacCTTGAGGAACTTCGAGTCGACATGGCTAgacctgccgctgccgcaggcccAGCCGTAAGTGTGGCGAGCCCCTCGCCGTGCAGGGGTGAGGGGCTTTGCGACGGCACATCACATATGACATTGTTTTTGTCAAGAAGGGGGTTGAATCGCGGCCATGTGGCGTGCGGATGGCCGGCACAAGAGCCGCAACGTTCGTCTTGCTTCTCGATGAGCGAGGGATGGAAGGTCACACAGACAGCCGAAGGCGTGTGAATCGTACTACCTAGCTTTGTACGGTGTGCATGGGCGGCCCAGCTGCCGCGGATCTGCACCTGGGATGTACGATGGGCACTTCCCACGTAGCCCGCATCCCGTAATGCCTTGTGCTCGCATGTTTTGCGCTCAGTGGGGGCTTTTCTCGCACTCTTCGAGAAGTGTTTCGCCCTCTGGTGTGCTCTCACAAGCTCATGCGCGAGTAACATatgcgcgcgccgcaccaccgatgcatctctctctctctctctctctctctctgtgaaCGTGTCCTTCTCGTGCGTCGCGCGTTCTCTACATCGTCACGGCATTGCCATCCCCCTTCCCGTGCAtcctctcctttcccctGTTCCACCGGATGCTTTTCCTTTGCTGGGGTGAGTCCGTGAAGCAGCTTCTTGCGCTCCGCTACGCAAGGCATCTGCTGAGGACCACACCGGTACCGTCTTCAGCGGCAGATTATCCGTGCTGACTCACTTCTCCCCTGTCACGCGCGCCACACTCCCTTGCAAGCATGTCCAAGATCAATGCGACGTACAGCTCCGGCTACTACATCGCCCCTGATGTCGATTTTCGAAAGCTTGAGGAACAGCAGCGTcaggagcagcgcggcaagcgcaAGCACGGGggtgccgacgacggcggtgacgaCAATGTCAAGCGGCAGACGTTTGCCATTCCGTTCGATCTGATCTGCGAGCACTGCCACCGACGCATCGCTCGCGGCAGTCACGTCTACGCCAATCGACGGGCCACCGACAAGCGCTACCTCGACAGCATCCGCATCTGGGAACTGGAGATATTGTGCCGCTTCTGCAAGAGCAAGTATTACCTGCGCACCGACCCGGAGACCCCCAAGGACACGGGCGGCTACATCTGCGAGAAGGGCTGCAAGCGAGTCGAGGGCGACTTCTACTCCCTCAACAAGCAGAACCAAGCGGCGCGGGAGGAAtgggagaaggcgaaggcggaggcagagctgaacccgctggcggcgctggaaaGAGAAAACGAAGCAGCCCGTGAACTGGAGGAGCGCAACCGCCAGATTGAAGAAGCAgtggaggagcgcgccgGACACAATGATGGGGACCTGCTCACaatgctgcgcagccgcccccgccgcacCGAAGTGCGTGCAAATGCGCtagacgacgacgaagacgcggATGACAGCGGCAAGACGGGCATGGCACCGAGTTCTACAGGTGCGGAGCCAGCATCGTCACCGCCGTCATCATCGTCCATCGCTTTCCCCTTGCCCAAAGCCTTCCCGCTTGGCGGCGAcagtgacggcggcggaagcgGAGGCGAGGACAAGGAGGACGCCGATGAACGTGCTTTCCGAGAATTCAACGAGGACATGGAGCGACGCTGGCGTACCCTggagcgccagcagcgcgcgcggcagcggcaacaggagcagcagagcacCGTAGCCGAGACGACGACACCAGCTGATCAGGATGAACTGaggcgtgtgctggcgcgcTACGGCGGCGATCGCCGCGTCGCAGCGGAGACAGTGACAACCACGCTGGTGCAGGTGCAGAAGCCGAATGCACTCCAGGCCCCGGCTAGCGCGTCGTGTCCAACACCCATCACCACATCGGCACCAGCCGTTGCACCCAAGAAGAGCAGCATCAAGCAAAACAAGTTCTTCGTTTACAACAGCGACAATGACGGCGACATCGACGACGCAGACGCTGAAGTGTCGCTGCTCTCCCGCCCGCGTGGACCTCTACCGTTGAAGCCAACCTTTGCTAACGCGGCTcgtgccaccagcgccgtctcTATTACCGCAGGAGCGACGTCGTGTGCGCAGCCCGCCTCTCGCTTCGCAGCCCCTGCTGGCGCCTCACAGCCACACCCGCCGCCACGGAAAGACGGCAGCTCtcttctgcgccgcctcgtcgacgaTGAGGATGACGAGGATGGTGCTGACTGAGCTGGAGAGTTGTTGCGCACGCTCCTGCCCTACATGCGCTGCCCTGTAAAATTTTTTGCTTGactttcttcttttctcgACGGTCGCATCGACGCACTCCTTGTGCTCGTGCACATGGCAGGCGCGTCGGCGAGGTGGTTGAGTGGCTGGTAGGGGGGAGGagcacgcagctgctgcctctACCTCTTGCCTTTGCTGCTTCAGCGAAGATGAAAGGCTCTCCTCAGCACgtatgcatgcatgcgtgcgttTTCTGCGCCATCTTTGCTAGCTCAAGGATGGAGCCCACACATCGCGAGAGGGCGGGGGACAAGCTCGCGCCTCTTTTGTTTTGGATGCTGTAGCGCAGAAAAGCAGAGATGAAGGCAGCAGCCGGCTGTGCCGACTGCTCGCCGTCCCTGCTGCTCGCTTTAGGGCAGGAGAGATACACGAAAGTGTGCACCAACATGGCATGgcgcctcccctcttcctctgcctcctctccccctccccccatgCGCTGTCCCGGCGCTGTCTCTCCTGGATGCATTCTCGCCTctttcttccctccccccttgcTCGGCATCCCATGCGCGCGCCTATCGGGTGCTGCTTAAATGTTGTGCTGCCGcttgtatgcgtgtgcgctgtggcggcggtggtctTCCCTCCTTCAAACATGGCGGCGCAGCTATCGCAAGCGGGCATGCGCAGCAGGCATATCGCTAACCAACCACCACGAGAGACGAAAgaccccctccttccctccctcaaAAGGAGCAGCCAAGCGGGAAAGGAAACAGTAGGCAAGCTGTATACTGCCCTTCTCcctaccccaccccacccccctcacTTCCCGCTCTTCTACACTCTATAGCATTTGCATCTCACACGTGCGGTAAGGTCGCGCGaacaccccctccccgccgcgcgcgcatTGTGTGGTGCAAAACaataacaaaaaaaaatacttgccgtgtgcgcgtgtgttgagGTAGACGTTGTAGTCGTTTCTTCTTGCAGCGTTTGGACCTCTTCTTGTGCGCGTCAGGCTCGTTCTCCACATCGTAATGTCTGGTGGCCCACtgcccccaccgccgcctccgcggacAGGCGCAGCCGAAGGCGGCGAAGTACACCCGCTGCCCATGTTCAGCATGCGACCCACAGGGCCGCCAGGGGCACTCTATTCCTCTGTCGTTGAcccagcgacggcgcgccggGCCAACATGCTGAGTGCTTACAGCCAGTACGCAAACCCCGCGGCAGGCGCCAGGGTGCCGCCACCTGCAACCACAGGTAGCGGCtacgcaccaccaccagggCCCGTGGATCCAGCtgccccacctcctcctgttCGGCCACTTGTGGCGGCAGGTACTCTAGAGGCAGACAAAGGCCACCCCTCACCATCACCCGCTCAGCTGACCTTAGGCCAGCCCTCTGGCagcccgcctcctccacccccctGCGCGGCCCCACCGAAGGCGGCAGCCCTCAACACGCCGTGGGgaccgcctccgctgcctcttTCGCCTGCCACCTGTACGGGTGGCCCGCGTATAGGCGGCGTCTCTCGGTACGCCGTGCCCAACTACGCTTTTGGCGGAGAGGTGAATACGAGTATCGCCggcccgcctccaccggcaCCACAACCCGCGACTCCATTGGCAgcatcctcgccgctgccaccaccaccgccagctGCCTTGCCCAGCGGTGTCATGCATGCAATGTTGGAGCACACGGAGCCGGAGGCGCCTGCTTTCCCTCCCGCGCCGTCACATCCACCGCCGGCGGCCTTTTCTTCGACGTCCTCTCCTGCCGCAGCCCCCGCCGGACCACTGCTGGCGACTCGCGTTAGCGGCGCGACCCTCGGTCGGTCTGCCAGCTCGCGCAACTCAAGTAATGACCGCCAGTCGCCTCGTGACTTGAGCGAGTTCACCGGTCGCTGGGTACAGAGCCGCACCCGCAAGGAGTATCACGCGTTTTTAGCCGAAGTGAATAGCCCGAGTGAGacggccgcagctgccgccgtgggGCATCACAGCCGTCCCTCGtcacgcggcagcagcattCTGGGgggcgtcgcagcagcatcagctgCGGCACTTGAGGCTGGGGGCCGCCGCACACCGTCGGCGCCGGGACACGTGCCCAACATCAGCTCCGGGCTGCGTCGCAGTGTGCCGGCTTTTCTCCAgcccggcggtggcgacagcgTCGAGCAGCGCACGGTGCGCGCAGCCTCATCTCGGGTGGACTTGACCACGACTGCGTCGCGTGGCCGCAAGCTACTGGAGGCTGCCCTCACGTCGCGCGGCGCCCGCCATGCGCCCTTGCGTAGCACGTCGTTCTCCAGCctcgcagcaccgcctcagcagcaccCGTCGGCCTCGGCGCAAGAAAGCCAAGGCGCGCCGGTAAGGGGCAAGGAGGCCGGCTCTGCTCCTGCGGAGCACAGCGCCGGGGCACGCTCGGATATGCGTGGTCGATGGAGCTCTGCACCGACGCATAGAAGCAGCGATAACGACGggagcgcagccgcagaTGCGTCGCTCTTGGTGCCGGGGCTGGCGACACTATGCACCGGCAGTGCTTCGTCAGGGACCGGCAACTCTTTCTCGTCGCGGAGCGTTCAGCCGACCATGGGCGGCAACGGAGACTCCCTCACCTGGGATGCAACTCTGCTTTCGAACGCGCAGGCAGGCGATCCAAAGGGCGAGAGCGCGAGTCACGACGGTCCTCAACAGGcggacgcgctgctgcgaagagCCGACGCCGAGCACGTTAGCAGTAGCGGTCATgcaggcgtcgccgcggtcAGTTCTCatccttcagcgccgccgaagAATCCCAATGGCCTTATCGCGGGCGGGACGACTGTTTCGGGAGCCGAAGCGCCGGCGAAcgcccacacccacaccccacgTTTCGACTCGAGGGGATCGCT
It encodes the following:
- a CDS encoding conserved hypothetical protein (previous protein_id=AAZ09578.1), with protein sequence MSKINATYSSGYYIAPDVDFRKLEEQQRQEQRGKRKHGGADDGGDDNVKRQTFAIPFDLICEHCHRRIARGSHVYANRRATDKRYLDSIRIWELEILCRFCKSKYYLRTDPETPKDTGGYICEKGCKRVEGDFYSLNKQNQAAREEWEKAKAEAELNPLAALERENEAARELEERNRQIEEAVEERAGHNDGDLLTMLRSRPRRTEVRANALDDDEDADDSGKTGMAPSSTGAEPASSPPSSSSIAFPLPKAFPLGGDSDGGGSGGEDKEDADERAFREFNEDMERRWRTLERQQRARQRQQEQQSTVAETTTPADQDELRRVLARYGGDRRVAAETVTTTLVQVQKPNALQAPASASCPTPITTSAPAVAPKKSSIKQNKFFVYNSDNDGDIDDADAEVSLLSRPRGPLPLKPTFANAARATSAVSITAGATSCAQPASRFAAPAGASQPHPPPRKDGSSLLRRLVDDEDDEDGAD
- a CDS encoding conserved hypothetical protein (previous protein_id=AAZ09577.1); the encoded protein is MSADSHAERFERVTVYVDIAAAANTPEEGRGDVEEAAVLLELIQASAAAVTGQLVVVDSRSLVSAEEQARPSLSPEAATGTASEATSLSMSTTLQLLRYWQAEEADVYTRDVNNTVPFMRAWECLITSKNTRDGAVTYALHRRQMPVLSLALAQAGASTRTPKSAVEELLYTCVPSGATQEEKRDAVVRFFTFPPELGAYVVAPSVSAAGEAKPPRYSEAGPASASTAAAAAAATAAAVVVVNKDGYPVHLPWTPSLLPPPPVRFAGVLREWCLADSAQMEMLRRRNPLLPGALAAFHRYENRGLLRSALQRGYRVEVAEVAESDEDAASAEDRVHRFADLSITNNAEADSQRKQAAAAATLRNFESTWLDLPLPQAQP